Proteins encoded by one window of Manihot esculenta cultivar AM560-2 chromosome 10, M.esculenta_v8, whole genome shotgun sequence:
- the LOC110624109 gene encoding uncharacterized protein LOC110624109 isoform X2: MSSKIDFQEFQFSGILSKPRTKEFSDDRSKVDIRFIQTLNHQNMDASTVLYTRDRDTTQTSSGCDLRKSLAWDSAFFTSPGVLDPEELLETLNCKMGENGSDMTGHMEPKSIPFESTLTPTNGIGNLRKSLAWDSAFFTSAGVLDAEELSIINGGLKRPETLPFPKFEEEIWRSTESNSTINSDCYSLASLEIDLFDDIKASIHKSRDASSNRATSTCKLKREKGTQNGHASKTPDSSSRLKYAGSSGESKSSSVKPPKVSARANPSSIIPSKRASLGTNHVKLDNKATNSTCGKDLKREGIAMSKKMCLRESCNIISSSKPSTKSPSSVLPAAKNEFMGFCYASGDFTGKSPSNPRRRTTDSRLAACGSSVRAPLKYLVKNKTKLVSSSDSICLPSTPKLSSYISPASSIDGWSSESSSTSINQRSKSSAASLVNTPLREISFDFSSSKASDSERPRYGKTLGHEIHETKLMDIQFNNVLMCTSTGSPNVSRKPTPSGLRMPSPKIGFFDAENSAVLAQDGGLKFQSGVQETSSKSGIGINNASGSANRTRYGKHRLAGTSTGPLSKTGAENEGKIYSCEKKQPLKEREDMRVICPENNVHRLGENNKENIGSLANQVDDLSQRMGAIDFS, translated from the exons ATGTCCTCCAAAATTGATTTCCAGGAATTTCAATTCTCAGGTATTCTCTCTAAACCAAGAACCAAAG AATTTTCAGATGATAGAAGTAAGGTTGACATTCGGTTTATTCAGACTCTGAATCACCAAAATATGGATGCTTCCACTGTACTCTATACTAGGGATAGAGATACTACACAAACTTCATCGGGTTGTGATTTGCGCAAGAGTTTAGCATGGGATAGTGCCTTTTTCACAAGTCCAG GAGTATTGGATCCAGAAGAGTTGCTTGAGACTCTTAATTGTAAAATGGGGGAAAATGGTTCAGATATGACTGGCCACATGGAACCAAAGTCTATACCTTTTGAATCAACATTAACACCAACAAATGGAATTGGTAATTTGCGAAAAAGTTTAGCTTGGGATAGTGCCTTTTTTACAAGTGCAG GAGTTCTGGATGCTGAGGAGTTGTCTATAATAAATGGAGGATTAAAAAGGCCAGAAACACTTCCTTTTCCTAAGTTTGAAGAGGAAATTTGGAGGTCTACAGAATCAAATTCTACTATAAATAGTGATTGTTACTCTCTTGCAAGCCTTGAGATTGATCTTTTTGATGATATAAAAGCATCCATTCACAAGTCACGAGATGCTTCATCCAATAGGGCAACTTCAACTTGCAAACtgaaaagagaaaaaggaacACAAAATGGCCATG CTTCGAAAACACCAGATTCTTCATCTAGATTAAAA TATGCTGGTTCAAGTGGAGAATCCAAATCCTCTTCTGTTAAGCCTCCAAAGGTATCTGCTCGTGCTAACCCTTCATCAATAATTCCCAGCAAAAGGGCTTCTTTGGGTACAAATCACGTTAAACTGGATAATAAGGCTACAAATTCTACCTGCGGTAAAGATCTTAAAA GGGAAGGTATCGCCATGTCAAAGAAAATGTGTTTACGGGAGTCTTGCAATATTATTTCTAGTTCAAAGCCATCCACTAAATCACCTTCTTCAGTTTTGCCTGCTGCAAAAAATGAGTTTATGGGGTTTTGTTATGCTTCAGGTGATTTCACTGGTAAATCTCCTTCAAACCCTCGAAGGAGAACAACTGATTCTCGGTTGGCTGCTTGCGGCTCAAGCGTTAGAGCTCCGTTAAAATACTTGGTTAAAAATAAAACCAAGTTGGTGAGTTCTAGTGATTCTATTTGTTTACCGTCCACACCCAAGTTGTCCTCTTATATATCACCTGCCAGTTCCATTGATGGTTGGTCCTCAGAATCATCATCAACATCTATCAATCAGAGATCAAAAAGTTCTGCTGCTAGTCTTGTAAATACTCCATTGAGAGAGATTTCTTTTGACTTTAGTTCCTCTAAAGCATCAGATTCTGAAAGGCCTAGGTATGGTAAAACCTTGGGCCATGAAATTCATGAAACCAAGCTCATGGATATTCAGTTCAACAATGTCTTAATGTGTACAAGTACTGGTTCTCCAAACGTTTCAAGAAAACCAACACCTTCAGGTCTTCGAATGCCATCGCCAAAGATAGGATTTTTTGATGCG GAAAATTCTGCTGTTTTAGCACAAGATGGAGGTCTGAAATTTCAGTCTGGTGTACAGGAAACTTCATCCAAAAGTGGAATTGGTATTAACAATGCCAGTGGATCAGCAAATAGAACAAGATATGGCAAGCATCGCTTGGCAGGAACCTCGACAGGACCTTTGAGTAAAACGGGTGCTGAGAATGAGGGGAAGATCTACTCATGTGAGAAGAAGCAACCTTTGAAAGAGCGTGAAGATATGAGAGTGATATGCCCTGAAAATAATGTGCATAGACTTGGTGAAAATAACAAAGAAAATATAGGTAGTTTGGCAAATCAAGTTGATGATCTCAGTCAACGTATGGGAGCCATTGATTTTAGCTGA
- the LOC110624109 gene encoding uncharacterized protein LOC110624109 isoform X7, producing the protein MDASTVLYTRDRDTTQTSSGCDLRKSLAWDSAFFTSPGVLDPEELLETLNCKMGENGSDMTGHMEPKSIPFESTLTPTNGIGNLRKSLAWDSAFFTSAGVLDAEELSIINGGLKRPETLPFPKFEEEIWRSTESNSTINSDCYSLASLEIDLFDDIKASIHKSRDASSNRATSTCKLKREKGTQNGHASKTPDSSSRLKPPKYAGSSGESKSSSVKPPKVSARANPSSIIPSKRASLGTNHVKLDNKATNSTCGKDLKREGIAMSKKMCLRESCNIISSSKPSTKSPSSVLPAAKNEFMGFCYASGDFTGKSPSNPRRRTTDSRLAACGSSVRAPLKYLVKNKTKLVSSSDSICLPSTPKLSSYISPASSIDGWSSESSSTSINQRSKSSAASLVNTPLREISFDFSSSKASDSERPRYGKTLGHEIHETKLMDIQFNNVLMCTSTGSPNVSRKPTPSGLRMPSPKIGFFDAENSAVLAQDGGLKFQSGVQETSSKSGIGINNASGSANRTRYGKHRLAGTSTGPLSKTGAENEGKIYSCEKKQPLKEREDMRVICPENNVHRLGENNKENIGSLANQVDDLSQRMGAIDFS; encoded by the exons ATGGATGCTTCCACTGTACTCTATACTAGGGATAGAGATACTACACAAACTTCATCGGGTTGTGATTTGCGCAAGAGTTTAGCATGGGATAGTGCCTTTTTCACAAGTCCAG GAGTATTGGATCCAGAAGAGTTGCTTGAGACTCTTAATTGTAAAATGGGGGAAAATGGTTCAGATATGACTGGCCACATGGAACCAAAGTCTATACCTTTTGAATCAACATTAACACCAACAAATGGAATTGGTAATTTGCGAAAAAGTTTAGCTTGGGATAGTGCCTTTTTTACAAGTGCAG GAGTTCTGGATGCTGAGGAGTTGTCTATAATAAATGGAGGATTAAAAAGGCCAGAAACACTTCCTTTTCCTAAGTTTGAAGAGGAAATTTGGAGGTCTACAGAATCAAATTCTACTATAAATAGTGATTGTTACTCTCTTGCAAGCCTTGAGATTGATCTTTTTGATGATATAAAAGCATCCATTCACAAGTCACGAGATGCTTCATCCAATAGGGCAACTTCAACTTGCAAACtgaaaagagaaaaaggaacACAAAATGGCCATG CTTCGAAAACACCAGATTCTTCATCTAGATTAAAA CCACCAAAGTATGCTGGTTCAAGTGGAGAATCCAAATCCTCTTCTGTTAAGCCTCCAAAGGTATCTGCTCGTGCTAACCCTTCATCAATAATTCCCAGCAAAAGGGCTTCTTTGGGTACAAATCACGTTAAACTGGATAATAAGGCTACAAATTCTACCTGCGGTAAAGATCTTAAAA GGGAAGGTATCGCCATGTCAAAGAAAATGTGTTTACGGGAGTCTTGCAATATTATTTCTAGTTCAAAGCCATCCACTAAATCACCTTCTTCAGTTTTGCCTGCTGCAAAAAATGAGTTTATGGGGTTTTGTTATGCTTCAGGTGATTTCACTGGTAAATCTCCTTCAAACCCTCGAAGGAGAACAACTGATTCTCGGTTGGCTGCTTGCGGCTCAAGCGTTAGAGCTCCGTTAAAATACTTGGTTAAAAATAAAACCAAGTTGGTGAGTTCTAGTGATTCTATTTGTTTACCGTCCACACCCAAGTTGTCCTCTTATATATCACCTGCCAGTTCCATTGATGGTTGGTCCTCAGAATCATCATCAACATCTATCAATCAGAGATCAAAAAGTTCTGCTGCTAGTCTTGTAAATACTCCATTGAGAGAGATTTCTTTTGACTTTAGTTCCTCTAAAGCATCAGATTCTGAAAGGCCTAGGTATGGTAAAACCTTGGGCCATGAAATTCATGAAACCAAGCTCATGGATATTCAGTTCAACAATGTCTTAATGTGTACAAGTACTGGTTCTCCAAACGTTTCAAGAAAACCAACACCTTCAGGTCTTCGAATGCCATCGCCAAAGATAGGATTTTTTGATGCG GAAAATTCTGCTGTTTTAGCACAAGATGGAGGTCTGAAATTTCAGTCTGGTGTACAGGAAACTTCATCCAAAAGTGGAATTGGTATTAACAATGCCAGTGGATCAGCAAATAGAACAAGATATGGCAAGCATCGCTTGGCAGGAACCTCGACAGGACCTTTGAGTAAAACGGGTGCTGAGAATGAGGGGAAGATCTACTCATGTGAGAAGAAGCAACCTTTGAAAGAGCGTGAAGATATGAGAGTGATATGCCCTGAAAATAATGTGCATAGACTTGGTGAAAATAACAAAGAAAATATAGGTAGTTTGGCAAATCAAGTTGATGATCTCAGTCAACGTATGGGAGCCATTGATTTTAGCTGA